A segment of the Peptostreptococcaceae bacterium genome:
AAACTTGATGCCTAAGTATCAAGTTTCTTTAAATTCAGCTAATATATAGTCGGCTCAATCAAGCCGTAATTACCGTCATTTCGTTTATACACTACATTAACCTCATCGCTTTCCGAATTCGCAAACACAAAG
Coding sequences within it:
- a CDS encoding sigma 54 modulation/S30EA ribosomal C-terminal domain-containing protein — its product is FVFANSESDEVNVVYKRNDGNYGLIEPTIY